In Salminus brasiliensis chromosome 24, fSalBra1.hap2, whole genome shotgun sequence, one genomic interval encodes:
- the c24h11orf68 gene encoding UPF0696 protein C11orf68 homolog yields MEEEEEHAETPSAEDFAAEALAADMDPWIIFDARKTPRAEFYSWLESNRPSQVSRFGDEEGGSGPVGWIAVLGPDHGPGHSDVTGLQESWEKLLASGRPVTFQTIKELALNHNVLSGKWLMHLDTGFKVDRAWECVAKATLDGKISSAKVSPRDPSSDTKHVICVYNNNFADEEQVMQLDAAIRAAGVKCPLSYKPDVYTYLGIYRNNKWKLCPTIYESKFDLECVPRRSHITNKVTNLEVT; encoded by the coding sequence atggaggaagaggaggaacaTGCCGAGACTCCTTCGGCAGAAGACTTTGCCGCTGAGGCCTTGGCAGCCGACATGGACCCATGGATCATATTTGACGCCCGCAAAACCCCTAGAGCAGAATTCTATAGCTGGTTGGAGTCCaacaggccctctcaggtgagCCGCTTTGGGGACGAAGAAGGGGGTTCGGGCCCGGTTGGCTGGATTGCCGTGCTGGGTCCAGACCATGGCCCGGGGCACTCTGACGTAACCGGCCTCCAAGAAAGCTGGGAAAAGCTACTGGCCAGTGGCCGTCCGGTCACCTTCCAGACCATTAAGGAGCTGGCCTTAAACCACAACGTGCTCTCGGGCAAATGGCTCATGCACTTGGACACCGGCTTCAAGGTGGACCGGGCCTGGGAGTGCGTGGCCAAAGCCACGCTGGATGGGAAAATCTCCTCGGCCAAGGTGAGCCCGCGAGATCCGAGCTCGGACACCAAGCACGTGATCTGCGTCTACAACAACAACTTTGCTGACGAGGAGCAAGTCATGCAGCTGGACGCGGCCATACGGGCTGCCGGGGTCAAGTGCCCGCTCTCGTACAAGCCAGATGTCTACACTTACCTGGGAATATACCGGAATAACAAGTGGAAGCTGTGCCCCACTATCTACGAGAGCAAGTTTGATCTGGAGTGCGTGCCCAGACGCTCGCACATCACCAATAAAGTCACCAACCTCGAGGTTACATAA